Below is a window of Xiphophorus couchianus chromosome 1, X_couchianus-1.0, whole genome shotgun sequence DNA.
GGGCGAGTCGTGCAAAAAGCACGAAGGGTATCAGAGCAAGTTAAAAGACAACACCCACAGTGTAAGTTACCATCAGAGGTTCTGTTTCAAGTCGCAGTCCGACAATTAAACTGCGCCTGGGGAGGGAGGAGAGTGCGCAGGTGCTTACCAGGTGCACGAATAGGCCTAATGTGCTGTTCTGGTAGATAAATggagctttttttatttcatattcttAATTGCTGGATGTCACACGGGTGTAACTCTTTTCCATTGAGAAAGAGAAGGCCAGAGGCATACGAGAATTAGGGCCTCTAAACTATCATGAgtaccccccccaaaaagactTAAATTGCTATATAGAGATCAAAAGTTAGTATTTGTTCATCAGCAATGGCCTGTGTATGTTTtggtaataataaaataaaatcacaggcAAAGACATATCAAATTGTAAATGcaaatcaaaactaaactgcACCTTTGCAGTTCCTCAATTTTTTCAGACTCTAAGTGGAGATGCTCTTGTTTATTGCCTCTGTTCAGTTGTATTTCCTGTAAGAATTTGACacagtgtaataaaatcaagTTAAACAACAGTCAGGCCTGGTTATGCCTCCCAAAAGGTTGCACTAGTATCTGCgacacacatttgttttccttctggaCCACACAGcatccatttgttttctcttctgcCCTGAAAGCCAAACTGCCTGAACgctgacaggaaatttgaaaccAGTTGAAATCCTTGTGACTGACGATGTGTtggttattttgtaattaaaagcTGTGCTTGTGCTGGGGAAGTTGGAGCACTTCAGAAGCAGGAAGTGTTGTTAGGtagcagagacagaaacaaacagcaacaaaaaaaaaactaaccagGAAGACCAGCTCATAAATCtactcttcaaaaacaaaaccagagacTAAATAAGAACCATGCGCTGCTTATTTGCCTGCCTCACCGGTGCCATGTGATCAACTTTGCATGCCGTACTTTGTATACTTGGCTCCAGTAATCTCAGGCCGAGAGAGTTCCTCGAGGCTCAGCCTCGTCTTTCCGCAGAGGTTACCATCCAGGTCCTACCGGCACCGACCTGCTTTCGGCATGAACAGCTCTCAGCACAGTGTGTGATGAGTAATGGGCCCACAAATTGTTGTTTAGGAAATGAATCTTGAAGAGGCAGCAGGTCTCCGTTTGACAGTGAATGCAAAAGTATACTTGATAAAGGTGATTCTGTCTGCTTTCTGAAAACTTTATCTGCTGCTAACTTatgaaaattaataaacattatAGAAGAAAATACCCCaaggtattttaaaataagCGTAGGCGTGTTGTTACCAGTTTCAAAGCAGTGGTCGGTTATCAGTGTACTGTTGACACTGTTCATAGTCAGTCAGTGGGGTTAAACAATGCTATCACACTTTCCTTCTCACgaacaagaaaagcaaaaatggctgtttggaaatatcacttggtgaaaaacatgaagagaCATGATGTGGAAAAAGGGACCCTTAAAATTTACCATCCATTTCCTTTAAGTACGGCTGTTTGAAAAGCTCTGGCTGGCAGCAAACGGCAGCATATCTGTGAAGCAGGTCGGCTACTGGATCAGGTAGCCCAACAATTAATACCATCTTGCTACATTTATGTTAATTTATGAGGAACAAAATAGCTAAACGGTATTAGCATCTGCATTATAATCACTTGGAAACTTGTCCTTATGGTGGTCGGTCTATGAAAATCAAAATTACAGTAAGTATCCATCCATTGCTCTCAAAGTGTGCTGTAAGCAGAATCGGTGGTACTTGGGCTGTGTTCAATCACactcataataaatgtttgtaagttaaatgaaaacatatatAGTGTGTTATAGTTGAGAGCTAACCAGGAACACGTCTAGGTGGCTAAAGGTGCTGTGTTTCATTTACCGCTGACATCTGAACTTGAAAATGACTTAGTCTCATTAATCACACGCTCACATGCAGATGATTGTATGAATATGTGTTGGTAACTGTCCCATTTCTGCCAGCTACTGCATGTGATAAGGATGTTTACATTCATCCGATTAAGCTACTCTTCAACAattgtttgttctctttttccCAGTATACACTGAATGACCTGAGTGGCTCCGTGTCACTGGCCTGGGTTGGAGATGGCACAGGGGTGAGTGTTGTACCCATCAGGACAAGATCGAGTCAAATATGTTTGGTTCTTTTAGTGTAAGCCAGTCTGCAggcaaatatgaaaatgtatttttttgtcacGCGAGAGTTGTATGACATTACTTGTGTCTCCTTGAACCGTTGTTCTTCGCAGGTCATACTGGCTTTGACCACATTTCAGGTGCCTATCTTCTTGTTGAGATTCGGCCAGTCCAAACTCTACCGTAGGTAGGTCTCGTAAACTCACCTGTTAGGAAGTTGGCCTGCTGCGTGTCAGATTACATCTCATTGTTGTTGCAACTTCTTCTCCGCCAGTGAGAACTACGGGAAGTCGTTTGAGGACGTGACCAACTTAATCAACAACACGTTCATTTCAGCAGAGTTTGGCATAGCAATCGGCCCTGAGAATTCAGGCAAAGTAAGCCACATCCTCTTCCTTGCCACTGCCTcatctggttgtttttgacttgtGTAGACAGAACCACTGCAATGGCGTCTGAACAGCAACATTTGAACTCTGGCTTTTAGGTGATCCTGACAGCTGAAATCTCTGGAGGAGATGGGTATCGGATTTTTGCCTCCAGTGACTTTGGGAAGACTTTTGCCCACCTGAACTTGCCTTTCAATCCCATGATGCAGATCTCATACAACCCTGAGAACTCCAATGTGCTGGCAGTCCTCAGCATGAGGGTAAGAAGTGCATGCAGAAGACTTTTaaggaaagaaacaaagttGGTTGGACAGTAATAATGCTGAAAGCCCAATTTGTTGGAGCAATTATGATGCAACTAAAAGGGACTtgaattaaattcaattcaattcaaaaaaaCTTAGATTAATCCCAAATGGAAACAACAAGCACTGTTGTTCTAAGTCCAAATTTcctttaagaataaaataatttaggttCTTGTTAGATGATTAGCTAATGACTAGTTAGCTCTAGCAGAGAGGCTGAGGGGCTTCTAGcacaaaatcaaaaactaaatgtttcatagcagtgctaaataaactaaatatcaTTAGTGCTCATTGTTattagtttgatattttttcaaTGATTTTGCTAAATTACACTCAACTTTTCATGAATATGTGTTTTagaaaagtagattttttgCTAACAGACAAATCAACCATTTTGAGATCAGAAGTCTGATCTCAAACTTCTGCTTAACATCCTTATAATGCAGAAGTGATGACGGTGAAACAGTTCAGGAAATGGCAAAACCTGCTCCAAATTGCTTAAAACTGAAGATCGTTTTAGAATTTTtaggaaatcttttttttaaaacttgctcCTCTTTCACTTTTAGTTAGCAATGGTGAGAActgctttctgtttctccaAACTTATAGtcttaaaatgtcatgttttatataGCTTGAAATCtaagtttgactttaaaaagtattctacaaataaaaacacacttaaaagacatttttatttaatttttttaaaaaaaggaaactttagtttttaatttttattccgAAAAAGATTTGGGACATCTGTAGTTTGTAATTAGTTACTTTCTAACTTGTCTAAACTGGGCAAGTTTAGACATGGGCAAGTCTAAATGGTCAGTCGTATTATTCAtggttttttgtaattttatacttTCATCTAGAGAAAAAGATAAAGGTGAAATACATTTGAGAATTAGGTTGAAGAAGGGAGTGACTCGACGTGGAATGACCCAATTAATTTATGAGACTTAAACACCACTTTGTTTGCttagtgtttatttattaacacGCTCTGGGGTTTATGAGCTGGTCTTTCAACTTTAGCTTGAACCtcacaaaagtttattttttattttgtatgaattCTTGagttaataattatttcctttctCAGAATGAACTTTGGCTTTCGGAAGATTTTGGACGCAACTGGAAGAAAATCTCCGACATGGTGTGCCTTTTTAAATGGTGAGAGACGGTTGACACTGAACTCATTTAATATCCACTATAGTTTGATGTGAAGAAGCTTTTATAATCTGTGGTGCTGGTTCTTTCATTTTCGGCTGTAATAAAGCTTCAGTATAGGAAGACAGTTTAGTTCCTACTCTCTGCTGTGGTGTGAggtgaataaaacaaatattttcaaaccaTAGACTAAATGTGGTTGACACATACTGAATGTGCTGAAGTTATTCTCATGCGTTAAATCAGATTCAACTCTAttctgaaataaactaaatagtCTGCATCAGCCGCCAAACATGCAGTAAAACTGGATTGCTCGGCTGGTGCCAAGCCCTTCTTGAGTCCAGGGttgttttcaaacacatttcattttgcttATCGCTTTGCAACCTTTGTGTAgcattttagtttcagttttaaggCTGTAACGAGTCGCCTGACGTGTGGAAAATGGCGTTCACAGGAGCTGTTTTTCTGAAGCAGaagcttttctttcttaatCAGAAATGACACGTCTGAGCTGGGAGCATGAAAACATGgtgccttgctaaagtattcatacccttaaGTTTAACTAAACTTAAAGGATGCATGATTTTCaatgctttttaaaacacaaataaaaaaaaaatgtttcgtACAACTTTATTGAGCCTCCATTTATTctgatacctctaaataaaatgcagtgcatCTCATTGCCTCATATATGCTCATTTGAACATATATGAATTAGGTGTGCATCGATTGCAGCTTTCTGGCCGATCGCCAattaccgatcttttaaaaagcctaacttACCAATTCCGATTTTATCTGATAccattttttggcagaaatgttgctcaatatatcaagaaagttgttgaattggcaacaatggggaaactattgttaactgtaaatgtgcagacatgaccagGTCGGCCGGTTTGTCAGTCAAACTTCTGTCccgggagaaaagaaaaacacagcgGTTGATTTTTAGACGTTTGCAAGGGTTGATGacatcggtggataagatcggcttcacgtGTACAAAatcggccgatcaccgatctcccaaaattaaggaaatcagcacagataaatcggtgcaccctcATACGAATCAATACAACCTCAGCATAAATCCAGTTTTATTTGCTAGGGAACATTGGTGAACAAACATAGAgaccaaagaacacagcagGCAGATCACAGAGAAGTTCAATTCAGATGATCCTCTGATGGCAGATAGTAGAActgcaacaacagcaaaaaccTACTGAGAAATACGTGGCCACTTAAAatgacagaagaagaagaagagcataGATCAAAGAAGCAGCCAAAAGGCTTTTGATTAGTTGGAAGTTGGAAAAGAATTATCCTCAAGCTGTAATTTCAGGAAAACGGTGTTCTGCAGAGCATAATTTTAGAGGAATGAATGCATTAGCAtaacaaaccttttaaaaaagtatCACCACATAATGTCCAACAAAATGCTTAGTGGttgtaatgttaaaaaacatcttaaaaagttaaattggTTTGAACATGCAGTATATCAAACTTCATTGTAGGTCATGCCTAGACATTTTGCTCAGTCCACAAATTGCTTTACTTTgcatatttataattattaatcaatCTCTTAAGACTTTcaactgtgtgttttatttacaacagCGGAGAAATAAGTGAAACAAAGTAACTTTTCCCTTACTCTGACATTGTAACTTGTAACAATGGGAACAAAGCTGTGTGTAACCTATTTTTCCTCACAAAGCGTCTCTTCTTTTGTCTCCATTTCCATGTAGGGGAAGAAAAAATACCATCTTCTTCACAAGCAGCCAAAATGGATCCTGCAGTAAGTGATTCCTCCCCaagcaaaactgaaacatgCTGGGCTCCAGCATTTCACTCCtcctccagtttttcttttcatacttTGATGTGGCTAAGCTAAGCGTAGTTAAAAGTATCTTAGGTGTCTAGAGGACAGGATAAATGATTCCAACAATTACATCCAGCGATATTATAAAATGTATCAAGATGGTAAAAGTTGATGTCAGATGAGGCGAGGAGTTGGCCAAAAATGCTACATGCTCTGactgtttcacatttcaatATTTCTGATGATTTCAATGACCTGCCTCCATGATTCAGGTGACAGGGGAATGTTGCAGCTAAAGAGAACCACAGACTTGGGTAAAACCATCAAGACTGTTGCCAGCAAGATCTTCTCTTTTGGCCTGGGTGGACGCTTCCTCTTTGCTTCAGTAATGACGGGAAAGGTCAGTGTAAAAGAATTTATTTAAGGCTGTGTGATTAAAACATCAGAGGAGACCTTTAGTTGTTTAGGCCTTTAGGTTGGTAAGAAAATTCATTCTTCAGGTATTTCCACATCTAGATTAAAAAGAGAAGTTATTGACGTAAAATGCCAACATCGCACATGAGGAAGTATCACACTTCTCCCATAAACTAGATAGAGAAATGTACATTACAAGTGCCTTTTAGAAATATCTTTCGCTATTTGATGTGTTTATCAGATATTTATCAGAACCGTCGGAAATGTCACCTGCATGGGGAAGCTATTTGCATAGGATGCACACATTCCttagaaactggaaaaaaaacttttaaactttagaAAAAGTCTTATTGATTCCCTCCTCCCCCAACTCTTCCTTTGGTTTTCATTTCTTCAGCAAAAAATGTCAGTAAGttttcattcagaaaaatggagttgatgaaaagttttttctGAACAAAACGATAACACTGATACTCTCAGTGTTTATGGGATCCAAACTAGAGTTcctatgttttaaataatgctCTTTAAATGAGCTTGTCTCTGACCTGAACTCCTTTTGCTTCTTTGTCCGTGCAGGGCACTATGAGGATGATCCACGTGTCTGTGGATCAGGGTGAGAACTGGAACATGGCTCAGCTCCCTCCGGTTGGCCATGAGCAGTTCTACTCCATCCTGGCAGCAAATGACGATATGGTCTTCATGCATGTTGACGAGCCTGGAGGTCAGAGCAAGCAGTAACTCggatgtttattaaaacagtaTTAGTATGGAGCTCTTGTAGACATGGGTATGTTTGATAATGGTGCAAGGGAATTACTTTTGTAAGATGTTTAcatattaagtaaataaaacaacaacagaaaaaacagcatTCAAATTAGTTACCTTGTTTATCCGGTTTTGCACATGCAAAGCTATGCCTGTGGTATTGATTGTCAAATTTGATAACATGCTCATATCAGTTTTACCTTGCACCAGCAGACCATGTAGCtgtttcttgtcatttttgacACTTTCAGGACTTTAACAAACCCCGTTTTCATCCGATCCCTCTAACACCCTTTGGGCTGATGCCATTTAGATTTTCCTGCATATCTGTTTTCGGCGCCTACATACTCCAGATGTAACATCATTACCCTATcgtgtttatttttagatccTCATCAGGTCCTGTGTGATCTTCTTTTACAGATACTGGTTTTGGTACAATTTATGTTTCGGACGATCGAGGCACGGTCTACTCCAAGTCACTGGAGCGTCATCTTTATACGACGACGGGGGGCGACACCGACTTCACCAACGTCACTTCCCTGAGAGGAGTCTTCATCACCAGTGTGTTGGCAGAAGGTACTTTGTGTTTCTAAGTATGCAGATGCTGGAATAACTCACACCCGTCTTACAtgtattcacattttctcacaaagCAAATTTCAAAgtataactgtgaagtggaagaacaaaaatgcgaacaaatattttgtagaagCACCGTTCGGTGTAGACGGAACTGCAAGCCTTTTGGGTTATGTCTCCACCACATTTGCAAATTTAGAGGTAGAAACATTGCACATGCAGAAACATTGAGCATTTGCGAAATGGTTCATATTGGATTGTTTTAACTCAACCTAATCCTCCAATCAACTCTAGTAACCCATGTAGTCCTACATACTTGTAGCTTTTAGctttggtctgtcacataaattgCCACTCAAGTTTGTAGCTATAATATCACAAAATGTGGGAAGGTTTAAAAgaagggatgtgaatactttagcaaaagACTGTAGCAGCCTTCAGATTCTTCTTAGAAACAGACTCACACACATTGCTCCTCCGCTACACACCCTCAGAAGTGTgtgaagtaaatatttaattagacaCTCACTGTTAGACCCATTTCTCATCCCTGCTTTCGCATTGTATTGATTTGCCTGTTTATGTGTTGAATTTATTGaatcaagcttttttttttgccaacattATTCCTGGCTTTCGCCCTCGGCTACCTGTAAATGCGTTctccttgtgtttttttaatgttttttatttatttccagatACCTCTGTGCAGTCTGTGGTGTCCTTTGATCAGGGAGGAGAGTGGGTTCCCCTGCAGAGACCTGCCAACACCAAGTGTGACGCTACAGCCAAGGATCCAGACAAGGTATAATTAGACAAAGCATTGCCGTGTTTACGTTCTCAATGTTTTTGCACATCTGCAGGTTCAGGTGTGATTCTAACCTTTGCAGCTACCGCATATCACTTTGGATTGTGTTTCTCTTGAATCTACAGTGCAGTCTCCACATCCATGCGGCTTACAGCATTGCTATGAAGCTGGACGTCCCCATGCCGCCCCTGACGGAGCCAAACGCTGTGGGTCTAATCATAGCTCATGGTAATCATGTTGACCCTGTAggacagaaatgtttgaaacaaacCCGATTGCTTTTGGCGCTCTAAGCATTTTTGACGTGTTTTTTTCAGGCAGCGTCGGGGACGCCATCTCTGTGATGAAGTCGGATGTTTATGTGTCCGATGATGGAGGCTACACCTGGATAAAGGCTCTTAATGGGCCCCATCACTACGCCATGCTGGACtcaggagggctgctggtggCTGTGGAGGACAATGGCAAACCCATCAACAAAATCAAGTGAGTTGTTTAgttaaaatgaatgtaaagCCTGGGGTGATTTGCTTCTGTAGCTCTTGTGATTGGATAGATAAAATATTTGGCCTCTCACTTACACACCAATGAATCCCTCTCTGCAGGTTTTAAGCCTGTACTAAACAAGCCTGTAATTACAGGATTTCCTACTAATTCAGATGAATCGTATAAATATCAATGCTTTGTGCAAGCGAGCTCCACCCTGTCCTTTCTTCagctttcttacttttattctAAATTTTCAGCACTCTTTAACCTTCCTGACAGATTTTCCACCGATGAAGGACAGTGCTGGAGTATTTACGAATTCACCAAAGAGCCAATCTCGTTCACGGGGCTGGCTTCAGAGCCGGGAGCTCGCTCCATGAATGTCAGCATCTGGGGCTACAAAGATTCCCTGATCACCCAGAACTGGGTCTCCTTCACCATCGACTTCAGGGAACTGCTCACCAGAGACTGCAAGTCATGCAATAAAAGAGATTACTCCTAATTCCTAACTGCATGTCTTCAAGGATTTTGACCTTACTTATGATTTTGTAGGCAACGACGACGACTATGTGCAGTGGTTGGCCCACTCTGATGACATCAGTGACCCGACAGATGGCTGCATGCTGGGTTACAAAGAGACGTTCTTGCGGCTCAGAAAGGACTCCGTTTGCTGGAATGGACGTGATTACACTGTGAACACACAGCCAACTCCATGTGCATGCACCCTGGACGACTTCTTGTGGTGAGATACAGAGAAGGTGTTTCTGTTCCTGTTCAAACCTGAAAAGTGGTTTTGCAAATGTTCACGGCTCTTGAGCTATGCCACAGTTTGTCACCTTACAGCGGCTAATGTATTCTAATAAGATTTTTATGCGAGAGATGACAACAAAATAGTTTCTAATATGTGAAGTAGTAGAAAGCtatgcatggttttcaaaatcatttacaaataaaacctgaaaggGTGTCATGCATTGTCATTCAGTCTGTAACACAATCCCCTGAATGAAATCCACTTTAACAGTGATGGTCCACCTAAACTGGAAACCAGGGAAGGAGTGCATTAATCAGAAAAAGGCATCCAAGAGAACCACAGCTCAGgagggagaatctgttgacggGATAATTATGAGTCACGTACTCTGGTAATTTAAGGAGGAGCGGCAAATAAAATTGCTGAAATAGCACCAAATCCTGTTTTCAATCCAAGCACCGTGTGTGTCTAAAAACTATCACTGCATCATCCTGAGCACGTCGTCCCCACAGTGACACACAGTAGTGGAAGCATCAGGTTTTGGGAAAACGTTTCCTTAGTAAAGCAGCAAGGCCAGAGATTCTGCTTGTAGCAGAATATGAATTATCgtcacacatttcagattttttttattcgaacaaacaaaaaaagaaaaccaggagtattttttttctctacaaagCTGTTATATGGAAAATAGTTAAAGGGTATGAATACCTTATTGATAAGAGAGTATTGATCCTGGTATTGTGCGACTCCTTGCAGTGACTTTGGATACTCGCGTAAAGAGAACAGCTCTGAGTGTGTGGAGCAGCCGGACCTGCAGGGCAAAGTGTTGGAGTTCTGCCTGCATGGCAAAGAGGAGCAACTGCAGACCAAAGGGTAAGGTTTCAGATTCTGTCAAATTCGAGTTTAATTACATCGCTGTGGTTCACTTCCCAAGTGATGTATAAGCATCACATGAGTTAGCTCTCATGTGATGAGTTTGGACATTAATGTTCCAGAACTTGATTTAGCTGGTTTCTAAGTGAGTAATCTCTGTTGGTTTCTGGAAAATTTGTTCAGTATTGGTGGAGATTTAGGTGTTGCATTGTTGATTTAGCTGAAGCCATACTGGGTACAAGGAggaagtttgtgttttgtgtcagtGCATGACAATTAGTTCCTTAAAAATAAGGAACTAATTGCCATGCAGAAAGAGGTGAAAGGAAACTAATGAGGGTCACAGTGAAGCTTGTTGTAAGAGTGAATTTTACTCAAAACTAAACATTTGGCAAGTTTTACTGACATACTAGTCCATCTCTAATTACTATATAGCTTAACAATTATTACTGCACATTGTATTTGCAAGGAACAGCAAATAATTAAGATATGTGTACTaaggatttaaatttttttctcttatattGTTTTTTGAAGTCAGTTAAAAAGATTAGTTGTTCTTTTCTTATGCGCAAATCCCTGAACACCTATTAGACACGTTTATGCTGGACAACTCTAAAATAGTCCGTGTTTTGGTCCTCAGGTACAGGAAAATCCCTGGAGATAAATGTGAAGGAGGACAGATGCCTCAACGTAAAGAGATTGACCTCAGTAAGAGGTGTGTCAGTGATCTTGTATCTCCAGAGCTTCAGGTTGGTGCCTCTGCGAAAACAAACCGCAGTCATTTGTTTAT
It encodes the following:
- the sort1b gene encoding sortilin 1b; its protein translation is MGLLLHCLLLLAVCALPAGGLDFQPGSKALGQPVFVRRSVERRAAQIAKRSLPSWPGASHHHRIRRRSVDQGESCKKHEGYQSKLKDNTHSYTLNDLSGSVSLAWVGDGTGVILALTTFQVPIFLLRFGQSKLYRSENYGKSFEDVTNLINNTFISAEFGIAIGPENSGKVILTAEISGGDGYRIFASSDFGKTFAHLNLPFNPMMQISYNPENSNVLAVLSMRNELWLSEDFGRNWKKISDMVCLFKWGRKNTIFFTSSQNGSCSDRGMLQLKRTTDLGKTIKTVASKIFSFGLGGRFLFASVMTGKGTMRMIHVSVDQGENWNMAQLPPVGHEQFYSILAANDDMVFMHVDEPGDTGFGTIYVSDDRGTVYSKSLERHLYTTTGGDTDFTNVTSLRGVFITSVLAEDTSVQSVVSFDQGGEWVPLQRPANTKCDATAKDPDKCSLHIHAAYSIAMKLDVPMPPLTEPNAVGLIIAHGSVGDAISVMKSDVYVSDDGGYTWIKALNGPHHYAMLDSGGLLVAVEDNGKPINKIKFSTDEGQCWSIYEFTKEPISFTGLASEPGARSMNVSIWGYKDSLITQNWVSFTIDFRELLTRDCNDDDYVQWLAHSDDISDPTDGCMLGYKETFLRLRKDSVCWNGRDYTVNTQPTPCACTLDDFLCDFGYSRKENSSECVEQPDLQGKVLEFCLHGKEEQLQTKGYRKIPGDKCEGGQMPQRKEIDLSKRCVSDLVSPELQTDGHSSKSVAILLAVVVVMLLSVAAGVVFVRKYVCGGRFLVHRYSVLQQHVEDNAADGIDEPLDTNHAPNGKIEFHDDSDEDLLE